In a genomic window of Cyprinus carpio isolate SPL01 chromosome A10, ASM1834038v1, whole genome shotgun sequence:
- the LOC109097379 gene encoding oligodendrocyte-myelin glycoprotein-like isoform X2 codes for MTRRRNTMKMPVCAAMSCLLWLWFTCTFVHAECPSVCSCSESHRTVDCSWRGVRHLPVGLQRNIQSLNLTHNRLSDLDHHLSSFTHLRILDISYNRLLHFPASLPRALWEINVSGNRLRVLNKDDTAYQWNLRVLDLSVNKMERVVFINNTLPNLKALNLSHNKFWTVPTNMPHNLEVVDLSHNTLVQILPGSINRLHSLARFYLHANRFTTISEGAFEHLQSLKLITLGDNPWACEETANISHLLVWTKHTSARVLGCPCHTWHTCGEAHLPSTGSWHFGTYTLSPYFFGTKEPSHPYVQAVTTHFWSGTTLLHTKDDQTGSRSTKEQESFRNGLLFTSTSEVSHSNTHSTTESPLTPGKFFTTVSTTRRTTTLRTRSVKRPNHKLSRNTSSRRSMVSLYTSVCCMLLLMAMMQGL; via the exons ATGACAAGGAGAAG GAACACAATGAAGATGCCCGTGTGTGCAGCGATGTCCTGTCTGCTCTGGCTGTGGTTTACATGTACTTTCGTACATGCAGAATGTCCCAGCGTTTGCTCCTGTAGCGAAAGCCATCGGACAGTTGACTGTTCCTGGAGGGGGGTCAGGCATCTGCCGGTGGGCCTGCAGCGAAACATTCAATCCCTCAACCTGACCCACAATCGACTATCTGACCTGGACCACCACCTAAGCTCCTTCACACATCTGCGTATCCTGGACATCTCCTACAACCGTCTGCTTCACTTCCCAGCCTCGCTGCCAAGGGCGCTGTGGGAAATCAACGTCTCAGGAAACCGTCTGCGTGTTCTTAACAAGGATGACACAGCATACCAGTGGAACCTCAGAGTTCTGGACCTGTCCGTCAATAAGATGGAACGTGTGGTCTTCATCAACAACACGCTCCCCAACCTGAAGGCTCTCAACCTCAGTCATAACAAGTTCTGGACGGTACCTACCAACATGCCCCACAACCTGGAGGTGGTAGATCTATCCCATAACACTCTGGTCCAGATCTTGCCGGGGTCCATAAACCGGCTACATAGTTTGGCTCGGTTTTACCTGCACGCAAACCGCTTCACCACCATCAGTGAAGGGGCATTCGAGCATCTGCAAAGTCTGAAGCTCATCACTCTAGGGGACAATCCCTGGGCTTGTGAAGAAACTGCCAATATCAGCCACCTGTTGGTGTGGACCAAACACACTTCCGCCCGAGTGTTGGGCTGCCCTTGCCACACCTGGCATACCTGCGGAGAGGCTCACCTGCCCAGTACAGGGAGCTGGCACTTTGGCACCTACACGCTGTCCCCATACTTCTTTGGAACCAAGGAGCCAAGCCATCCATATGTACAAGCGGTCACCACACACTTCTGGTCAGGGACGACACTCCTACATACCAAGGATGACCAAACAGGATCTAGAAGCACTAAGGAACAGGAGTCTTTCAGGAATGGCCTTCTCTTTACTTCAACTTCAGAGGTTTCCCATTCTAATACTCATTCAACTACAGAAAGCCCACTCACACCAGGCAAATTCTTCACCACTGTCTCCACCACACGCAGGACCACCACTCTCCGTACACGGAGTGTGAAGAGACCCAATCACAAGCTCAGTCGAAATACAAGCTCAAGACGCAGCATGGTTTCACTCTACACATCAGTCTGCTGTATGCTCCTACTGATGGCCATGATGCAAGGGCTCTGA
- the LOC109097379 gene encoding oligodendrocyte-myelin glycoprotein-like isoform X1: MKTFTALLNTMKMPVCAAMSCLLWLWFTCTFVHAECPSVCSCSESHRTVDCSWRGVRHLPVGLQRNIQSLNLTHNRLSDLDHHLSSFTHLRILDISYNRLLHFPASLPRALWEINVSGNRLRVLNKDDTAYQWNLRVLDLSVNKMERVVFINNTLPNLKALNLSHNKFWTVPTNMPHNLEVVDLSHNTLVQILPGSINRLHSLARFYLHANRFTTISEGAFEHLQSLKLITLGDNPWACEETANISHLLVWTKHTSARVLGCPCHTWHTCGEAHLPSTGSWHFGTYTLSPYFFGTKEPSHPYVQAVTTHFWSGTTLLHTKDDQTGSRSTKEQESFRNGLLFTSTSEVSHSNTHSTTESPLTPGKFFTTVSTTRRTTTLRTRSVKRPNHKLSRNTSSRRSMVSLYTSVCCMLLLMAMMQGL, encoded by the exons ATGAAGACCTTCACAGCTCTGCT GAACACAATGAAGATGCCCGTGTGTGCAGCGATGTCCTGTCTGCTCTGGCTGTGGTTTACATGTACTTTCGTACATGCAGAATGTCCCAGCGTTTGCTCCTGTAGCGAAAGCCATCGGACAGTTGACTGTTCCTGGAGGGGGGTCAGGCATCTGCCGGTGGGCCTGCAGCGAAACATTCAATCCCTCAACCTGACCCACAATCGACTATCTGACCTGGACCACCACCTAAGCTCCTTCACACATCTGCGTATCCTGGACATCTCCTACAACCGTCTGCTTCACTTCCCAGCCTCGCTGCCAAGGGCGCTGTGGGAAATCAACGTCTCAGGAAACCGTCTGCGTGTTCTTAACAAGGATGACACAGCATACCAGTGGAACCTCAGAGTTCTGGACCTGTCCGTCAATAAGATGGAACGTGTGGTCTTCATCAACAACACGCTCCCCAACCTGAAGGCTCTCAACCTCAGTCATAACAAGTTCTGGACGGTACCTACCAACATGCCCCACAACCTGGAGGTGGTAGATCTATCCCATAACACTCTGGTCCAGATCTTGCCGGGGTCCATAAACCGGCTACATAGTTTGGCTCGGTTTTACCTGCACGCAAACCGCTTCACCACCATCAGTGAAGGGGCATTCGAGCATCTGCAAAGTCTGAAGCTCATCACTCTAGGGGACAATCCCTGGGCTTGTGAAGAAACTGCCAATATCAGCCACCTGTTGGTGTGGACCAAACACACTTCCGCCCGAGTGTTGGGCTGCCCTTGCCACACCTGGCATACCTGCGGAGAGGCTCACCTGCCCAGTACAGGGAGCTGGCACTTTGGCACCTACACGCTGTCCCCATACTTCTTTGGAACCAAGGAGCCAAGCCATCCATATGTACAAGCGGTCACCACACACTTCTGGTCAGGGACGACACTCCTACATACCAAGGATGACCAAACAGGATCTAGAAGCACTAAGGAACAGGAGTCTTTCAGGAATGGCCTTCTCTTTACTTCAACTTCAGAGGTTTCCCATTCTAATACTCATTCAACTACAGAAAGCCCACTCACACCAGGCAAATTCTTCACCACTGTCTCCACCACACGCAGGACCACCACTCTCCGTACACGGAGTGTGAAGAGACCCAATCACAAGCTCAGTCGAAATACAAGCTCAAGACGCAGCATGGTTTCACTCTACACATCAGTCTGCTGTATGCTCCTACTGATGGCCATGATGCAAGGGCTCTGA